GTCAATTAGCATTATTAAATACATATAAAAATGGACAAAAAGATGGTCCTCATAGAGGTTATTATGAAAATGGGAATTTACAAACAGAAGCAACATATAAAAATGGAAAATATGATGGGACTACAAAAATTTATTATGAAAATGGTCAATTATGGAGTGAATCAAAATACAAGAATGGTGAAAAAATAGCTCCAACAAAATGGTATGATGAGAATGGAAATCCTAAATCTTCT
Above is a window of Fusobacterium sp. DNA encoding:
- a CDS encoding toxin-antitoxin system YwqK family antitoxin, which translates into the protein QLALLNTYKNGQKDGPHRGYYENGNLQTEATYKNGKYDGTTKIYYENGQLWSESKYKNGEKIAPTKWYDENGNPKSSL